In Candidatus Pantoea floridensis, the genomic window GTCGTCGTCGTTCTGTTGATTGAGAGCATCGAAATAGGTGACGTTAATTTCGTAAGGACTGGTGGTGCCGTCGGCGTTATTTTTATAAGAAACCAGCGCGCCCTCTAACGCCAAATCGCGTACCAGCGCCACAATCTCCACTTCCGACAAAATGCCGCGCGCGGGATTCAGCCCAATGCCGTCGTGCGAGGCGAGAAAGTTAAAGAAGGTGGTGGTGCCGCCGCCTAAATCCAGCGTGCTGGCCCATTGACGCAGCGCACGCGCCGATCCCGAGTGAATGGCATGCAGCACCAGCGGCGGCAGCGAAAACTGATACACCATTTGCGCTTCATCTTTGCCGTTGCCGAAATAGCTGATGTTGTCTTTGTGCGGCACGTTGGTTTCGGTGACGATCACCGTGCCGGGCGCCACTTCATTAGCGATAGCGCGAAACAGCTTCACCAGCTGATGCGTTTTCGGCAGGTGAATGCAGGTAGTGCCAGGCGTTTTCCACATGTAGCCAACGGCGTCGAGCCGCACATAATCCGCGCCTTTGATCAGGTAATCGAGCAGCACGTCGACCATGCGAATTAACACTTCCGGGTTGGCGAAGTTGAGGTCGATTTGATCGGCGCTGAAGGTGGTCCAGATGTAGCGCGTCTCGCCGTTGCCCATTTCAAACGGCGTTAACAAGGGTGAAGTGCGCGGGCGCGTGACGGCGCTAAGATCGGTAGCGGGCGGCATGCTGATAAAGAAATCATCCCAGCCGGGATCCTGCGCGAGGAAGTGGCGAAACCACAGGCTGTGCGCCGACATGTGATTGCAGACAAAATCGAACATCAGGCGAGTTTCGCTGTGCAGCGCGCTGATGTGTTGCCAGTCGCCGCAGATCGAATTGACCTGGTGATAGTCGATAACTGAGAAGCCATCATCTGATGAATAGGGGAAGAACGGCAGCAGATGCACCAAACTAAAGGTGGATTGCAAATGCTGCTGATAAAAGCGTGAGAAGCTGGCGAGCGTCGGTTGCTCCGGTTCGCGAAACTGATCGGCGTAGCTGATCAGCACCACATCTTTCTCATCCCAGTGCGGCTTGCGCGGCAGTTTTACCGTATCGCGCGCGGCACGAATATGCGAAAGCAGACGCTCGCGCGCTGCGACAGGAAAGCTGCCCTGGTAAATGTCATCGAGTAAGGCGTTGATAATGTCCATTGAATCGCTGGGCCACGCGGGAGGTCATTTTTTCTCACAGAATTTTTAGCGTAGTTGGGCGAGGAGATTTATCAAGGCTTATGCGCGCGGAGATCGCGTTATCTCCGCGCGTTTTTAGGGCAGGAACTTAACGTTTTTTACCGAAGGCTGCGGCCAGCGCATCGCCCATCGCGCTATTGCCTGCGGACGAGCTGGCTGGTTTGCCACGGCCTTTGTTGGTAGCCGCTGGACGCGCGGTTTCTTTGCCTGCGCTGCGGTTGCCACGCGCATTGCTTTCACCGGGTTGCTCATCCAGACGCATGGTCAGCGCAATACGTTTACGCTGCATATCCACTTCCATCACTTTCACTTTGACGATGTCACCGGCTTTCACCACCTGGTGCGGATCCTCGACGAACTTGTCGGAGAGGGAAGAGATGTGCACCAAACCATCCTGATGCACGCCGATATCGACGAATGCGCCAAAGTTGGTAACGTTGGTCACTGCGCCTTCCAGTACCATGCCAGGCAACAGATCGTTGAGCGTTTCCACGCCTTCCGCAAACTGCGCGGTTTTAAATTCAGGGCGCGGATCGCGACCCGGTTTTTCCAGCTCTTTGATTATGTCCGTCACGGTCGGCAAGCCGAAGCGCTCATCGGTGAATTCGCGTGCGTTAAGATCGCGCAGGCTGCCTGGATTGCCCATTAACTCATTCAGCGCCTGCTCGGTGGCGGCCAGAATGCGCTCGACCAGCGGATAAGCTTCCGGGTGCACCGTTGAAGCATCCAGCGGGTTATCGCCGTGGTTGATGCGCAGGAAGCCGGCGCACTGCTCAAAGGCTTTTGGACCCAAACGGCTCACTTTCAACAGCTGCTGACGATTCTGGAAGCGACCGTTCTCATCGCGCCAGCTGACAATATTCTGCGCCATCATGCGAGTTAAGCCTGCTACGCGCGTCAGCAGCGCCACAGAGGCGGTGTTGAGATCGACGCCAACGGCGTTTACGCAGTCTTCCACCACCGCGTCCAGCTTCTTCGCCAGCTGGCTTTGGCTGACGTCATGCTGATATTGGCCCACACCGATGGATTTCGGATCGATTTTCACCAGTTCAGCAAGCGGATCCTGCAGGCGGCGTGCAATGGAAACCGCGCCA contains:
- a CDS encoding alpha-amylase family glycosyl hydrolase, which translates into the protein MDIINALLDDIYQGSFPVAARERLLSHIRAARDTVKLPRKPHWDEKDVVLISYADQFREPEQPTLASFSRFYQQHLQSTFSLVHLLPFFPYSSDDGFSVIDYHQVNSICGDWQHISALHSETRLMFDFVCNHMSAHSLWFRHFLAQDPGWDDFFISMPPATDLSAVTRPRTSPLLTPFEMGNGETRYIWTTFSADQIDLNFANPEVLIRMVDVLLDYLIKGADYVRLDAVGYMWKTPGTTCIHLPKTHQLVKLFRAIANEVAPGTVIVTETNVPHKDNISYFGNGKDEAQMVYQFSLPPLVLHAIHSGSARALRQWASTLDLGGGTTTFFNFLASHDGIGLNPARGILSEVEIVALVRDLALEGALVSYKNNADGTTSPYEINVTYFDALNQQNDDDDTRLRRFLLAHAILLSFPGVPAIYIQSILGSRNDNEGVRAAGHNRAINREKYSLRDMEAWISGGNPLRQQVFERLSALIQLRTRQPAFHPDNPMTLLESENTLLVLRRHKPDSDGLLCVFNLSNHDVTTQLPLARQVQDLISGEKLDGSQPITLAAWQFMWLRG